aaaattatactgtgtaGGATAAAATATTACTCGTTATTGATGaaaaaaatagactttgaacacccttGCACAGCCCACTTGCAAAAAGTGTTCACGATTTGAATACCTTTATTGAATTTTCTGGCTCCGCCTCTGACTTCCTTAGACCCTGTGTAAATACGGGATGTTTTGTGCACCGAGCTGCCCTTTTTTTGTTAGTGCAATTTAACCGACTGTAACAGTTTATTATTCCATTAATAGGTTACTATATCGAGCTTGCTGATGAAGAATTATCTGTTGTTGTATGTCAATTTATAGACTATCAGTGCACAGAACTTAAACTCATAAGAAATTTGATGTATCGTTGTTCTCTTTCAGGCCTTTAGGTGCCTAATCAGAAACAACAACATGAATGGGAGTGCTCTTTTCTCGAATGGATTATGCCACTCTCTATTAGTGCTCGCGATATTATAACGCAAGTCTTCTTGCCGTAATTCCAGAATGGGGGGTGCTTGTTCATTAAAGAGAGACCAGCATGATGATGATAACATTAGTAGAAGAGGTTTCTCAAGTAGACACTTCAAATTTGGGAGCTCAAACTGTCTACAACATTTCCTTTTTCAGCGTGTCATAGATGTCTGTCATTCGGGAGGAAGCAGTTGTCCGTCCCTCATGGAATTATGCATTCATAGAATACGTAAGGTGATTGATTTCCTCTGATATGTTCCATTAAGCAGAGACGGATCACGGATTTAAACTTAATggattcagtctttaattttcttaGTACTGAACATATTGTACTTTTAAAATTGAGGGGGTAAAAATTAATATCGGTTAAACATTTAGTGGCTTTTCACATATATAATCATGTTATGTGTCGAAAATACTGAGTTCAGCTGAACTCATTTAGTATAGGCTGCATCCGCCTCTGCCGTTAAGGTTGTTAAGTTCTTTTGGTTAAGGAGATCTTATGCTCTCTTCTATTAACAGGACCTTGACAAATATCAATCATTCTCAATGCTGCCAAGGGATATAAGCCAGTTGATATTCAACTATCTGGTTTATTCAAACTGCCTTTCGGATGATTGTATCGAAGCTTTTAGAGATTGTGCACTGCATGTAAAATCCCAGCTCACATTTATATCTTGTTGAAACCTTAGAACCAAGTAAATTTTTTGTATAAAATCTTATGGGGCACTTTGTTTTGAAGGTTTTCTTTGTTGACAGGATATGTGGATGGGAGAATATAAAGGAGTTAAAGATAATTGGATGGATGTCGTCTCATCACAAGGATCATCCTTACTGTCTGTATATATTGTTGGTTCTGAGGTCACGGATTTTGGATTCAGTCTCCTACAAAATTGCTCAAACCTCCAAGCGTTATCTTTCGATTGCTGTGACCGTATTTCTGAACAGGGGATAAAGCAAGTCAGTGGTAGTTATTACTATTCTCTCTCGCATATCGCAATAGTTTCTTATTTCACTTGCCAATCCGTATTGGTTTCTTGCAAGCCTGTTTTTCCCATACAAAGAGAGTGTTATATGAAGCAAGAAAAATGTTGTTCTCTCTGTCCGATTGATATCGTGTTGTTTGCCTTAGTTTTATCTAGCTGTTTGCACCATATTTGTTATCATTTTCTTGCTTTATTTAGCACATATCTTTAAAGAGCGCAAGAAATATACATTATAATTTATAGCATTGATCATGTGGTTGACTAATCTCTGTGTTATTCAATCTGTTGTGTTTCCTAGTAAACTGCACGCCTGTACCGCATTTAGGAGTTGTTTGGTGCTGACAATGGTTAAATTTGTGCCTTTCAGGTTTCTCAAATTTGACATATTTGAGTTTTAGAAAATGCGTTTCGGTTACTGTTGAAGCAATGCAAGCTTTATCCAGCTTAGATAAATTGGTTAAGTTGGATTTCGAGAGGTGTCCACAGATTCATGGAGGACTTGTTCATCTTCAAGGTTGGTTATGCTCTCTTGTGAACCTTCCGTATATCTTGACACTATTTGATTTCCACACCATgaaaaatcaacaacaacaacacaacgaTCCAGTAAAATACTaccagtggggtctggggagggtagtgtgtacgcagaccttacccctacccgagggagtagagaggctgtttccgatagaccctctgctcaagaagacgaaaagagacaatatatcacACCATGAAAAATGatttattactaatatttgaATTTTATTCCACCATTTTGGTGAagttcaacttaaaatataaagTACCTTTTTCTTCTCAGGTTTGTCAAAACTTGAATCTCTCAGTATAAGATATTGTCAGTGCATTACGGATTCGGACATGAAGCCTTTGGCAGGTATCAGCGGTGAATGTGCTTTAAAATCTTCAGACATGTCATCTTATTGTGCTTgttattatgtgaaaatttgCTCATTTTCGTATGACGGACTTCAGGGCTTGCGAGTTTGAAGGAACTTCAGATTCTGTGTATCTACGTAACAGATTATGGAGTGTCTTGTCTTAGAGGTACTAATTGGTATTTCTGTTGTAATAGCTTTTGCATTGTCTTATGATGGTGATTCTTGCTTTCTCTTCTAAATCACATACCGAGTATTTTCTAACTTGAAGCCGAAGGTGGTCACAGCTTCTATAGCTTTATTCACTTTTTCCCAGTTTATTAGACTGTCGAGTTGATTTGTGCAAGAACATAAAAACTTGATTTCGCTCTCCTGATGCTGGTTCTTTCTTTGCATTTCGATATCTTGTATGATAAACTAGAAATTTTTTAGATGTAAAGCCTGACTTTAATTACACTTAGCTGGTTGCAAAAAAGTTGTATGAGCCATTGCAGTTTCTGATTTGAGAGGAAggggaaaatattttttcccccTTTTACCGGGCGACATGTCACAATCTCAGACACTCAGTGCCAACTTGATCTTGAGAGTTTACCATCTTTTTCTTACTGTACCCCTTAAATTACCTTTCTGATATCCCTTTAGTCTAAGTTGCTCCAACATGGCAGTTTAGGTGCCGcgcccgtgtcgacacgacactagtatgggtgtgggtatgggatccgtaTCGGATATGGTCAaataattttgggtactttgaccatgACGGATAGAAAAATTCggacgagatacaatttgattacCGAAATTAGAGCtaaaactagggtaaatttgaagaaaatagcatatTTAATCCAAGAAATCTATcttttacttatctacaacttgagaataaaaaggaaatccacactttacaagctatacgtaagtatttcacaaaatttctcataaatTAGAGAgatttttaagtttttttaaaattatttttagccggatccccgcacccgtatccgtactaggatccatatcccgaatcttaaaatttacatcTTGAAAGATCctacctctagatccgcacccgtatCGGACACCCGCAtccgtgtccgagcaacttagccgTTAGTTGTGCCTTTTCAGTAATCCACTTTTAAATACTCCCTCTGTCTAATTTTATAAGATGGTGTTTGACTTTACACGGATTTTATGATGGTACTTTGACTTGTATAACTTTAGTGGTAGTCAAAAAACagtgaaaaaaaaaaagtggAAACGCCAGTTTGATAGAAAAAACATCGAAAATAAGAGTGTCCTATAAGTTTAGCTTCTCTCTCTTTCTGGCCCAGAAGTCTACCTAATACCTTTGCCTGCTGCTTGTTAGAGCTTGTATATCCATTTTGCGTTTATGTCTATGTTGCGCAGACACTCCAAAATACTGCTGCACTCGTGTCGGATTCTCCAAAAATACACTGGTTTTTGAGAATCCGACACGCACTAGACGatattttcggagagtccgagcagTTTATGCTAAGTATCTATTTTGTTGTCTTTATagactctttttcttttgtattgAGATCTTCtcctctttttgattttttaggTTTGAACAAACTTGTTGTACTAAATATGGAAGGATCCCATGTTACTACTTCATGTTTGAATACTATCTCAGGTTTGCATTCTCTTGTCGCCTTTAAAACGCTTCTCATGTGGTTACACTCTGATATTTACACTTGCAATTAGGTTGCAATGTATTTTCTCTACCGTGTTGCTTCTAGAGGAGATTCTAATTGGTGTGGATTACATGCAGTAATGCAGAAAATGTGGATGTCCTATCTATTTGGTTTTATCTTATCACGTTAACATGTTGTTGCAGTCATAGAAGAAATCAGCAATGATTTCTAAAgttacaaacaacaacaacaacccagtaaaatcccactagtggggtctggggagggtagtgtgaaCACAGACCTTAAACACTAGTGGGGACTGAACGAGGATATTAATACTAGTGTCTCTTATCGAaaccgttttttttttttttaaattctacaGATCTCGCTTCGCTGCAATCTTTAAATCTCAGTAGATGTTGCCTGAGAGATGATGGATGTGAAAAGTTTTCAGGTAACCGGCAGATTTGTTATTTCCCATAGCGTACTGATTAGAGCAAGATAGCGTTACATCTTTAGCCAACTGTTTTATACCGTGCAGCACTCAACAATTTGAAGGTGTTGAATTTGGGATATAACCACATCACGGATGCATGTTTGGGCTATCTGGAAGGTCTGTCTTACGTCTTTGATTATGTTCATCGCGGATTATATTTCATTTTTAAATTTCGTTATATTTTCAAACCCCTTCTCTCTATACTTTAGAAGTACATAAAAATATATCTCAAAGCTTTAAATTTACTGTATTGATCTCTCACGTGGAGTACGT
Above is a window of Nicotiana tabacum cultivar K326 chromosome 8, ASM71507v2, whole genome shotgun sequence DNA encoding:
- the LOC107812483 gene encoding uncharacterized protein LOC107812483 isoform X1, which codes for MGGACSLKRDQHDDDNISRRGFSSRHFKFGSSNCLQHFLFQRVIDVCHSGGSSCPSLMELCIHRIRKDLDKYQSFSMLPRDISQLIFNYLVYSNCLSDDCIEAFRDCALHDMWMGEYKGVKDNWMDVVSSQGSSLLSVYIVGSEVTDFGFSLLQNCSNLQALSFDCCDRISEQGIKQVSGFSNLTYLSFRKCVSVTVEAMQALSSLDKLVKLDFERCPQIHGGLVHLQGLSKLESLSIRYCQCITDSDMKPLAGLASLKELQILCIYVTDYGVSCLRGLNKLVVLNMEGSHVTTSCLNTISDLASLQSLNLSRCCLRDDGCEKFSALNNLKVLNLGYNHITDACLGYLEGLTKLEGLNMDSCRITDDGLSHLAGLAKLEELNLKFTLVTDDGLQNLTGLTRLKSLNLDVRQITDSSLAVLTGFTGLTLLDLFGAHITDYGTKYLAYFRNLQSLDLCGGVLTDAGVENIKDLSSLMFLNLSQNRNLTDKTLELLSGLTLLVCLNVSNSCITNDGLQYLKPLKNLRSLDLEYCNVTAFEIKKLQANVLPNLVRYRSNQP
- the LOC107812483 gene encoding uncharacterized protein LOC107812483 isoform X2, with protein sequence MGGACSLKRDQHDDDNISRRGFSSRHFKFGSSNCLQHFLFQRVIDVCHSGGSSCPSLMELCIHRIRKDMWMGEYKGVKDNWMDVVSSQGSSLLSVYIVGSEVTDFGFSLLQNCSNLQALSFDCCDRISEQGIKQVSGFSNLTYLSFRKCVSVTVEAMQALSSLDKLVKLDFERCPQIHGGLVHLQGLSKLESLSIRYCQCITDSDMKPLAGLASLKELQILCIYVTDYGVSCLRGLNKLVVLNMEGSHVTTSCLNTISDLASLQSLNLSRCCLRDDGCEKFSALNNLKVLNLGYNHITDACLGYLEGLTKLEGLNMDSCRITDDGLSHLAGLAKLEELNLKFTLVTDDGLQNLTGLTRLKSLNLDVRQITDSSLAVLTGFTGLTLLDLFGAHITDYGTKYLAYFRNLQSLDLCGGVLTDAGVENIKDLSSLMFLNLSQNRNLTDKTLELLSGLTLLVCLNVSNSCITNDGLQYLKPLKNLRSLDLEYCNVTAFEIKKLQANVLPNLVRYRSNQP
- the LOC107812483 gene encoding uncharacterized protein LOC107812483 isoform X3; protein product: MSVIREEAVVRPSWNYAFIEYDLDKYQSFSMLPRDISQLIFNYLVYSNCLSDDCIEAFRDCALHDMWMGEYKGVKDNWMDVVSSQGSSLLSVYIVGSEVTDFGFSLLQNCSNLQALSFDCCDRISEQGIKQVSGFSNLTYLSFRKCVSVTVEAMQALSSLDKLVKLDFERCPQIHGGLVHLQGLSKLESLSIRYCQCITDSDMKPLAGLASLKELQILCIYVTDYGVSCLRGLNKLVVLNMEGSHVTTSCLNTISDLASLQSLNLSRCCLRDDGCEKFSALNNLKVLNLGYNHITDACLGYLEGLTKLEGLNMDSCRITDDGLSHLAGLAKLEELNLKFTLVTDDGLQNLTGLTRLKSLNLDVRQITDSSLAVLTGFTGLTLLDLFGAHITDYGTKYLAYFRNLQSLDLCGGVLTDAGVENIKDLSSLMFLNLSQNRNLTDKTLELLSGLTLLVCLNVSNSCITNDGLQYLKPLKNLRSLDLEYCNVTAFEIKKLQANVLPNLVRYRSNQP
- the LOC107812483 gene encoding uncharacterized protein LOC107812483 isoform X4 → MWMGEYKGVKDNWMDVVSSQGSSLLSVYIVGSEVTDFGFSLLQNCSNLQALSFDCCDRISEQGIKQVSGFSNLTYLSFRKCVSVTVEAMQALSSLDKLVKLDFERCPQIHGGLVHLQGLSKLESLSIRYCQCITDSDMKPLAGLASLKELQILCIYVTDYGVSCLRGLNKLVVLNMEGSHVTTSCLNTISDLASLQSLNLSRCCLRDDGCEKFSALNNLKVLNLGYNHITDACLGYLEGLTKLEGLNMDSCRITDDGLSHLAGLAKLEELNLKFTLVTDDGLQNLTGLTRLKSLNLDVRQITDSSLAVLTGFTGLTLLDLFGAHITDYGTKYLAYFRNLQSLDLCGGVLTDAGVENIKDLSSLMFLNLSQNRNLTDKTLELLSGLTLLVCLNVSNSCITNDGLQYLKPLKNLRSLDLEYCNVTAFEIKKLQANVLPNLVRYRSNQP